The region TCCGCGAAAAAAAGCAACATTTCGAATGCTCTCATGTTCAATCTCCTTTTAACTAATGTTCATTTGGTTTCTTATCTGCTTACATAAAGACGGCGTTGCCCGCTAAAATATATCAATCCCCTGTATTTTGCGATAAACGACAAAGAAGCCACTGGTACGCCCAGCGGCTTGGTTGTATCGTATTCAGGTCCCCGATCAGGAACATATTTCAAGGAGCTGGCCCCGCGATACGGGGACAAGCTCCTGTGACATCCAGCGATTTTATTGCGGCAGCTCTACAAAATCATCTCTGAACCGCTCGTAATCGGCGGCCCGGCATTCCAGCTTCAGGCGTGTGCCCTGCTCCTCGTAGCTGACGGACTGCACATCGGCATGTTCGTTGAAATAGGAGACAATGCTGCCCCGGTCGAACGGGACCAGGATCTCACACTGAACATAGTCGGTGAAGATGCGGCTGCGGATCAGAGTGACCAGCTCGGCGGTCCCGCGGTTTTTCTTAGCAGACAGGGTTACAGAGTTCTCCTCCACCTGCGGGTAAGGCTCCTCCCTGAGATCAGCCTTGTTGTAGGCGTACAGGGTAGGGATTCCGTCAGCGCCCAGCGCCTTCAGGGTCTCATTCGTAACAGCCATATGCTGCTCATGCTGCGGATCAGCAATATCGACGACATGAATCAGCAGATCGGCTTCCGTTACCTCCTCCAGGGTCGAGCGGAACGCCTTCACCAGATGATGGGGCAGCTGGCTGACGAAGCCTACGGTGTCGGTTAGCAGGAAGGTTTTGTGATCGGGCAGCGCAATGCTGCGCACTGAGGTCTCAAGCGTCGCGAACAGCATATCCTTGGCGAGCACGCCTTTGCCCGAACCGGGATGATAGGTCTCGACCAGGGTGTTCATTAAGCTGGACTTGCCGGTGTTGGTGTAGCCGACCAGACAGACCACAGGCACCTCGTTCTTATGCCGCTGCTTACGCTGGATCTGGCGCCTTGCGACCTGCGTCTGCAGCTCTAACTGCAATACGGAGATCCGCTCTTCAATCCGTCTGCGGTCCAGCTCCAGCTTGGTTTCCCCGGCCCCTCTATTCTTCAGACCGGCCCCGCCGCCTTGTCTGCCAAGAGACTCACGCAGACCGCTCAGGCGGGGCAGCATATATTGCAGCTGTGCGACCTCTACCTGAAGCTGGGCTTCCTTGGTCTTCGCCCGCGAGGCGAAGATATTCAGAATCAGAATGGTCCGGTCAATGACCTGGCGGTCCAGTGATGACTCCAGATTGCGGATCTGGGAGGGAGACAGCTCATCATTGAAAATAACGACCGGTGCATCATGCTGCTCCATCAGCAGCGCCAGCTCCTGGATTTTGCCGGACCCGATGTAATGCGACGGGTTCACCCGGCTGGATTTCTGGCTAAGCTCAGCCACGACCTCAATCTCGCAGGCGGCTGCCAGATTACGCAGCTCCTCCATGGAATAAGCGAAGTTCGTGTCGTTCTGCAGCTGTACGCCGACGATAACGGCTTTCTGTTGTACGGGTTCCATATATAGATCAACCTCCATAGTGTAATTTGGGCATCAAAAAAGCACAGGCAGTCTGCCTGTGCTAACAGTAGGTGGAGGAACAACAGAATAAAGTCTGGTATAGCCCGCTGCGCGGGAGCAGCTATACGGCCATGCTTGCCATAGACACCATGAAGGTTTAAGCAACAGGGGCGAGGGCCCCGGCAACTTAAAAAGATATAAAGCTAATCCTCCCGGTAAACACAGATCCTGGCTGCCTATACAAGACAGAAGACATTCTTGCATAAAGGATACAAGGCTATCAGGCACAGTGTATCATTTACAGGTATCAGTGTACGGTTTGCGGATTAACAGGTGTATGCTATGGGTTACGTGTTATGGACAGACTTATCCTGAGTCCTCTGCACAAGGCAGAGCTTTCGCGCTATGGGAAAATAATTAGCCGCGCAAAGTGCGAATCCGGATATAGTCTATCACACGCAACCCTCCGTTCTAAAAAAGTTACATTGATTTTAGCACAGTCCTTGTCATCTGGCAACAACCCCCAGTAAGCGGGAGTGTGTGTGATTTGACATGTGCCATGGTCTGTCAACCGACCAGAAACTTCCATTTTCATCTGCATATCCTATGGAATACGGCTCTAATCGGAGGGTGATAACTATGCCTATATTAACAACCAATATGTTAACAAAGAACCCTACCCCGGGAGCAGGGCCCATCAGTCAGGCTGTGGTGAAGGTAGTGAACAATGGTGTAGCCCAGGGAACGGTCTATTTAACCGGGTTAAATAATGATGTAAGCCCCGCAACGCTGTTCGCGCAGGAGCTGTTTGAGTCGAACTATCGGGAAGTTATGACCAAAACGTATAATATTACGCAGAATTTTTTTCAATTCAACATTGCTTACTCCCAGGAGCAGATCCGGGTCCGGATCTATCTGGTGGACAGCGGCGGGCTCTGGATTCCCGTTTCCCTGCAGCCCATAGCGGTGAGCCGGATTACCTCTGAATTCCGTAACAATATTCCCGTAACCGGCAGCGACACCGCAGCCCTCAGCTTCCGCAGAAGCACCACGATCGCCGTTCCTGAGGCAGTGGCATCCGAGATCGTTCCAGACGGGCTGGAGATTCTGGCCT is a window of Paenibacillus sp. FSL H3-0469 DNA encoding:
- the hflX gene encoding GTPase HflX, with the protein product MEPVQQKAVIVGVQLQNDTNFAYSMEELRNLAAACEIEVVAELSQKSSRVNPSHYIGSGKIQELALLMEQHDAPVVIFNDELSPSQIRNLESSLDRQVIDRTILILNIFASRAKTKEAQLQVEVAQLQYMLPRLSGLRESLGRQGGGAGLKNRGAGETKLELDRRRIEERISVLQLELQTQVARRQIQRKQRHKNEVPVVCLVGYTNTGKSSLMNTLVETYHPGSGKGVLAKDMLFATLETSVRSIALPDHKTFLLTDTVGFVSQLPHHLVKAFRSTLEEVTEADLLIHVVDIADPQHEQHMAVTNETLKALGADGIPTLYAYNKADLREEPYPQVEENSVTLSAKKNRGTAELVTLIRSRIFTDYVQCEILVPFDRGSIVSYFNEHADVQSVSYEEQGTRLKLECRAADYERFRDDFVELPQ